A portion of the Lolium rigidum isolate FL_2022 chromosome 1, APGP_CSIRO_Lrig_0.1, whole genome shotgun sequence genome contains these proteins:
- the LOC124683119 gene encoding uncharacterized protein LOC124683119 produces the protein MSCFAMRSSSSSRVRGGRQQPWRWLRRCAGLAAAAHARLRRTVVRVRWSGPGRLGGHRHHRSPAPPLPSVQRGHHRSFAPVYVDELYSQPKGLSVVREEVPQVSTSKLARDTDRTAGVVSKAPVHGAGAAAATTTGGGSKARAGGRSAGVRGLLLSPGRGGCGMGEVDVRAEMFIRKFREEMRLQSQRSAEEFQAMLARGL, from the coding sequence ATGTCCTGCTTCGCCATGCGCAGCTCGTCGTCGTCCAGGGTCAGGGGCGGCAGGCAGCAGCCGTGGCGGTGGTTGCGCAGGTGCgccggcctcgccgccgccgcgcacgccAGGCTCCGCCGCACCGTCGTACGCGTCCGGTGGTCAGGCCCTGGTCGGCTTGGCGGCCACCGTCACCATCGCTCACCGGCCCCGCCCCTGCCGTCCGTGCAGCGCGGACACCACCGGAGCTTCGCGCCGGTCTACGTCGACGAGCTCTACAGCCAGCCCAAGGGCCTCAGCGTCGTGCGCGAGGAGGTGCCCCAGGTCAGCACCAGCAAGCTCGCACGTGACACCGACCGTACCGCCGGCGTCGTCAGCAAGGCACCCGTGCatggcgccggcgccgcggcCGCTACCACTACTGGTGGTGGCAGCAAGGCGCGTGCTGGGGGTAGGAGCGCCGGCGTGAGGGGTTTGTTGCTGAGCCCGGGCAGGGGAGGTTGTGGGATGGGGGAGGTGGATGTGAGGGCGGAGATGTTCATCAGGAAGTTCAGGGAGGAGATGAGGCTTCAGAGCCAGAGGTCGGCCGAGGAATTCCAGGCCATGCTTGCAAGAGGCCTATGA